A single window of Oreochromis aureus strain Israel breed Guangdong linkage group 7, ZZ_aureus, whole genome shotgun sequence DNA harbors:
- the rpl4 gene encoding 60S ribosomal protein L4, whose amino-acid sequence MACARPLISVYSEKGESSGKNVVMPAVFKAPIRPDVVNFVHTNMRKNNRQPYAVSELAGHQTSAESWGTGRAVARIPRVRGGGTHRSGQGAFGNMCRGGRMFAPTKTWRRWHRRINVPQKRYAICSALAASAIPALVMSKGHRIEEIPEVPLVVEDKVEGYKKTKEAVLLLKKLKAWNDIKKVYASQRMRAGKGKMRNRRRIQRRGPCIIYNQDAGLTKAFRNIPGITLLNVNKLNLLRLAPGGHVGRFCIWTESAFRKLDDLYGTWRKAASLKVDYNLPMHKMTNTDLTRILKSEEIQKALRAPNKKLNRRILKKNPLKNLNIMLKLNPYAKTARRHAILQHDPAIKAKMLKPKKRPGKKGVPAKPKA is encoded by the exons ATG GCCTGTGCCCGACCCCTCATCTCGGTGTATTCCGAGAAAGGAGAATCCTCAGGCAAAAATGTTGTCATGCCTGCAGTGTTCAAGGCCCCTATTCGCCCTGATGTGGTGAATTTTGTGCACACCAACATGCGCAAGAACAACCGCCAGCCTTATGCAGTCAGCGAACTGGCAG GCCACCAGACCAGTGCAGAGTCCTGGGGTACAGGAAGAGCTGTGGCCCGTATCCCTCGTGTGAGAGGTGGTGGTACTCACCGTTCTGGCCAGGGTGCTTTTGGAAAT ATGTGTCGTGGTGGTCGTATGTTTGCCCCCACTAAAACCTGGCGCCGCTGGCACCGCAGGATCAACGTACCCCAGAAGCGCTATGCCATCTGCTCTGCCCTGGCTGCCTCTGCCATTCCTGCACTTGTGATGTCCAAGG GACACCGCATTGAGGAAATCCCCGAGGTCCCACTGGTGGTTGAAGACAAAGTTGAGGGCTACAAGAAGACCAAGGAGgcagtgctgctgctgaagaAGCTCAAAGCCTGGAATGACATTAAGAAG GTCTATGCCTCTCAGCGTATGCGTGCCGGTAAGGGTAAGATGAGGAATCGCAGACGTATCCAGCGCAGAGGGCCGTGCATTATCTACAACCAAGATGCTGGCTTAACCAAAGCCTTCAGAAATATCCCAG GCATCACTCTGCTGAACGTGAACAAACTGAACCTCTTGAGGCTCGCTCCTGGTGGTCACGTTGGACGGTTCTGCATCTGGACCGAGAGCGCTTTCCGCAAGCTGGATGACCTGTACGGCACATGGCGCAAGGCTGCCTCCCTGAAGGTTGACTACAA CCTGCCAATGCACAAGATGACCAACACAGATCTGACCAGGATTCTGAAGAGTGAGGAGATCCAGAAAGCACTTCGTGCACCCAA CAAGAAGCTCAACCGCAGAATACTGAAGAAGAATCCTCTGAAGAATTTGAACATTATGCTCAAACTGAATCCTTACGCCAAGACAGCAAGACGTCATGCCATCCTCCAGCATGATCCTGCG ATCAAGGCCAAGATGCTGAAACCCAAGAAGAGGCCTGGAAAGAAGGGTGTACCTGCCAAGCCCAAGGCATAA
- the zwilch gene encoding protein zwilch homolog isoform X1, with product MYILPSITGYADHNLAMCSKVISRAKEFFTILRSLQDAESSDPYIYEEEVQIVKMNGDRIPAVNMYCGNQTVFVCEKAASKISEPGDEQMTEASNLSDGDADDANDSAHVLQTEIGPQPLSVMKARQFLSWYTLSQNASMSAEDTNLPLYPLWVRCDMSDPAGTTWFGAETVCVGTKVTGVKLYSITSKGSTADKRSLTTLEELKQEHKKRHHPSSVGIKGSARFSLFGSTVVENTTIESQSSVTVDFKWSHVESILETPPLSSTATLNIKIASGDMRSPMFEMYRELEFLQTLADGLRTGETEWMEPLESTSAVNLTKAYLEELQNTAKTLQDQAARTPEKTSKLKSETETPIFNSFLERGDLDFVEQLWVRMRKSVTSYQDIGDCLKLVIDALRYGDIKPWIHRDSSSSLSKLILQSYHQQIEHVSLTGVTPVNMLLEMGLDKMRKDYINYLIGEELTTLNHLCFYLSTEVDLQEQVIRLRKLHHLLEIIVTCSTFLGLPYDRLFLLTQLCLQHYRTSPYDEEHEFKLQIKPALISHFYQKEHPILWGVEVSSGHGPREVRTSLHLSDRPLVDHVIFETDYPNDTVNGDSEDPAFFSTMAYCSLVNFA from the exons ATGTACATCCTTCCTTCTATAACAGGATACGCAGACCATAATTTGGCGATGTGCTCGAAGGTTATATCCAGGGCTAAAGAGTTTTTCACGATTCTTCG ATCTCTTCAGGATGCGGAAAGCAGTGATCCGTATATATATGAG GAGGAGGTCCAAATAGTGAAGATGAACGGAGACAGAATCCCTGCGGTGAATATGTATTGTGGGAACCAGACAGTCTTCGTCTGTGAAAAAGCT GCTTCAAAAATAAGCGAACCAGGCGACGAGCAAATGACCGAGGCTTCaaacctttctgatggcgatGCTGATGATGCTAACGACAGTGCCCACGTACTTCAAACTGAAATAGGACCGCAGCCACTTTCAGTCATGAAAGCAAG ACAGTTTCTCTCTTGGTATACATTATCTCAAAATGCCAGCATGTCAGCTGAGGACACGAACCTTCCTTTATACCCTCTGTGGGTGCGATGCGACATGTCTGATCCTGCTGGAACGACCTGGTTTGGGGCTGAAACAGTCTGCGTGGGCACTAAAGTTACTGGTGTCAAACTGTACTCCATCACTTCCAAAG GTTCAACTGCAGACAAACGATCCCTCACAACCTTAGAAGAACTGAAGCAAGAGCATAAGAAACGGCATCATCCATCCTCG GTGGGGATTAAAGGCAGTGCCAGGTTCAGCCTGTTTGGTTCCACTGTTGTTGAAAACACCACCATTGAGTCTCAGAGCAGCGTGACTGTGGATTTCAAATGGAGCCATGTGGAGAGTATTCTTGAGACCCCACCCCTGTCCTCTACAGCAACATTA AATATCAAAATTGCCAGTGGAGACATGAGAAGTCCAATGTTTGAGATGTACAGGGAGCTGGAGTTTCTACAG ACTCTCGCTGATGGTTTGAGAACTGGTGAGACTGAATGGATGGAACCGCTGGAAAGCACATCGGCTGTAAATCTGACCAAGGCTTACCTAGAAG AGCTACAGAACACTGCAAAAACACTGCAGGATCAGGCTGCAAGAACGCCCGAG AAGACCTCGAAGCTGAAGTCTGAGACAGAAACTCCCATTTTCAACTCGTTCTTGGAAAGAGGAGATTTGGATTTTGTAGAGCAGCTTTGGGTTCGGATGAGAAAAA GTGTGACTTCATATCAGGACATTGGAGACTGCCTGAAGTTGGTCATTGATGCTCTAAGATACGGTGACATCAAACCCTGG ATTCACAGAGACAGCAGCAGTTCCCTCAGCAAGCTCATTCTGCAGTCGTACCACCAGCAGATCGAACATGTGTCTCTTACAGGCGTCACGCCTGTCAACATGCTGCTGGAGATGGGTCTGGATAAGATGAGAAAAGACTATATTAACTACCTGATTG gtGAAGAACTGACGACTTTAAACCACTTG TGTTTTTACCTCAGCACAGAGGTTGATCTGCAGGAACAAGTGATCCGACTCAGGAAATTGCACCATCTGCTGGAAATAATTGTGACCTGCAGCACATTCCTTGGTTTGCCCTACGATCGTCTCTTTCTTCTCACGCA attgtgtttgcagcacTACAGAACGTCACCTTATGATGAAGAGCACGAGTTCAAACTCCAAATCAAACCTGCCCTGATCAGTCATTTCTACCAAAA GGAGCACCCAATACTGTGGGGGGTTGAGGTGTCCAGTGGCCATGGTCCTCGGGAGGTCAGGACCTCCTTACATCTCAGTGACAGACCACTGGTTGATCATGTCATCTTTGAAACAG acTATCCAAATGACACCGTGAATGGGGACAGTGAGGATCCTGCTTTCTTCTCCACTATGGCATACTGTAGCCTTGTCAACTTTGCATGA
- the zwilch gene encoding protein zwilch homolog isoform X2, whose product MYILPSITGYADHNLAMCSKVISRAKEFFTILRSLQDAESSDPYIYEEEVQIVKMNGDRIPAVNMYCGNQTVFVCEKAASKISEPGDEQMTEASNLSDGDADDANDSAHVLQTEIGPQPLSVMKARQFLSWYTLSQNASMSAEDTNLPLYPLWVRCDMSDPAGTTWFGAETVCVGTKVTGVKLYSITSKGSTADKRSLTTLEELKQEHKKRHHPSSVGIKGSARFSLFGSTVVENTTIESQSSVTVDFKWSHVESILETPPLSSTATLNIKIASGDMRSPMFEMYRELEFLQTLADGLRTGETEWMEPLESTSAVNLTKAYLEELQNTAKTLQDQAARTPETSKLKSETETPIFNSFLERGDLDFVEQLWVRMRKSVTSYQDIGDCLKLVIDALRYGDIKPWIHRDSSSSLSKLILQSYHQQIEHVSLTGVTPVNMLLEMGLDKMRKDYINYLIGEELTTLNHLCFYLSTEVDLQEQVIRLRKLHHLLEIIVTCSTFLGLPYDRLFLLTQLCLQHYRTSPYDEEHEFKLQIKPALISHFYQKEHPILWGVEVSSGHGPREVRTSLHLSDRPLVDHVIFETDYPNDTVNGDSEDPAFFSTMAYCSLVNFA is encoded by the exons ATGTACATCCTTCCTTCTATAACAGGATACGCAGACCATAATTTGGCGATGTGCTCGAAGGTTATATCCAGGGCTAAAGAGTTTTTCACGATTCTTCG ATCTCTTCAGGATGCGGAAAGCAGTGATCCGTATATATATGAG GAGGAGGTCCAAATAGTGAAGATGAACGGAGACAGAATCCCTGCGGTGAATATGTATTGTGGGAACCAGACAGTCTTCGTCTGTGAAAAAGCT GCTTCAAAAATAAGCGAACCAGGCGACGAGCAAATGACCGAGGCTTCaaacctttctgatggcgatGCTGATGATGCTAACGACAGTGCCCACGTACTTCAAACTGAAATAGGACCGCAGCCACTTTCAGTCATGAAAGCAAG ACAGTTTCTCTCTTGGTATACATTATCTCAAAATGCCAGCATGTCAGCTGAGGACACGAACCTTCCTTTATACCCTCTGTGGGTGCGATGCGACATGTCTGATCCTGCTGGAACGACCTGGTTTGGGGCTGAAACAGTCTGCGTGGGCACTAAAGTTACTGGTGTCAAACTGTACTCCATCACTTCCAAAG GTTCAACTGCAGACAAACGATCCCTCACAACCTTAGAAGAACTGAAGCAAGAGCATAAGAAACGGCATCATCCATCCTCG GTGGGGATTAAAGGCAGTGCCAGGTTCAGCCTGTTTGGTTCCACTGTTGTTGAAAACACCACCATTGAGTCTCAGAGCAGCGTGACTGTGGATTTCAAATGGAGCCATGTGGAGAGTATTCTTGAGACCCCACCCCTGTCCTCTACAGCAACATTA AATATCAAAATTGCCAGTGGAGACATGAGAAGTCCAATGTTTGAGATGTACAGGGAGCTGGAGTTTCTACAG ACTCTCGCTGATGGTTTGAGAACTGGTGAGACTGAATGGATGGAACCGCTGGAAAGCACATCGGCTGTAAATCTGACCAAGGCTTACCTAGAAG AGCTACAGAACACTGCAAAAACACTGCAGGATCAGGCTGCAAGAACGCCCGAG ACCTCGAAGCTGAAGTCTGAGACAGAAACTCCCATTTTCAACTCGTTCTTGGAAAGAGGAGATTTGGATTTTGTAGAGCAGCTTTGGGTTCGGATGAGAAAAA GTGTGACTTCATATCAGGACATTGGAGACTGCCTGAAGTTGGTCATTGATGCTCTAAGATACGGTGACATCAAACCCTGG ATTCACAGAGACAGCAGCAGTTCCCTCAGCAAGCTCATTCTGCAGTCGTACCACCAGCAGATCGAACATGTGTCTCTTACAGGCGTCACGCCTGTCAACATGCTGCTGGAGATGGGTCTGGATAAGATGAGAAAAGACTATATTAACTACCTGATTG gtGAAGAACTGACGACTTTAAACCACTTG TGTTTTTACCTCAGCACAGAGGTTGATCTGCAGGAACAAGTGATCCGACTCAGGAAATTGCACCATCTGCTGGAAATAATTGTGACCTGCAGCACATTCCTTGGTTTGCCCTACGATCGTCTCTTTCTTCTCACGCA attgtgtttgcagcacTACAGAACGTCACCTTATGATGAAGAGCACGAGTTCAAACTCCAAATCAAACCTGCCCTGATCAGTCATTTCTACCAAAA GGAGCACCCAATACTGTGGGGGGTTGAGGTGTCCAGTGGCCATGGTCCTCGGGAGGTCAGGACCTCCTTACATCTCAGTGACAGACCACTGGTTGATCATGTCATCTTTGAAACAG acTATCCAAATGACACCGTGAATGGGGACAGTGAGGATCCTGCTTTCTTCTCCACTATGGCATACTGTAGCCTTGTCAACTTTGCATGA
- the lctlb gene encoding lactase-like b: protein MLPRCAVGVCHVLMLVLCVSAAEDFDWTKNHHGSFYYGTFPAGFSWGAGGSAYQTEGAWDKDGKGLSIWDVFSHKKGKIQQNDTGDFSCEGYYKVKDDVSLMKELRLNHYRFSISWPRLLPTGIKSDHVNEKGIQYYDHLINHLLENKITPIVTLYHWDLPQVLQEKYGGWQNISMVNYFNEFANLCFERFGDRVKYWITFNNPWSVAVEGYETGEHAPGLRLRGTGAYRAAHHIIKAHAKVWHTYDTQWRGKQKGLVGIALSGEWGEPVDISNQKDIEAAERYVQFHLGWFATPIFHGDYPQVMKDFIGRKSVQQGLGTSRLPTFSPQEKSYIKGTCDFLGIGHFTTRYITQKNNPSGRSSSNYFSDRDLAELVDPRWPDPGSEWLYAVPWGFRRLLNFVKTQYGNPMIYVTENGVSEKMLCTELCDEWRIQYYKDYINEMLKAIKDGVNVKGYTAWSLLDKFEWDEGFSERFGLYYVDFRNKNKPRYPKASVQFYKRIISSNGFPNQREVENWRRKAVETCSSSNQLLAADPLTSHMEMVTEIVVPTVCTLSILLSAIFLMFLLRRRN, encoded by the exons ATGCTGCCCCGCTGTGCAGTCGGTGTGTGCCATGTGCTTATGTtggtgctgtgtgtgtctgcggcTGAGGACTTCGACTGGACAAAGAACCACCACGGCTCCTTCTATTATGGCACTTTTCCAGCTG gatttTCGTGGGGTGCCGGAGGTTCAGCCTATCAAACAGAAGGAGCCTGGGACAAAGATGGAAAAGGACTGAGCATCTGGGACGTGTTCAGTCATAAGAAAGGCAAGATCCAACAAAATGACACTGGGGATTTCTCCTGTGAGGGCTACTACAAAGTCAAG GATGATGTTTCTCTGATGAAGGAGCTGAGGCTTAACCACTATCGTTTCTCCATCTCATGGCCTCGACTGCTTCCCACTGGCATAAAAT CTGACCATGTAAATGAAAAGGGAATACAGTACTATGATCACCTGATCAACCACCTACTGGAGAACAAAATCACTCCGATTGTTACTTTGTATCACTGGGATCTTCCACAG gtCTTGCAAGAGAAATATGGTGGATGGCAAAATATAAGCATGGTCAATTATTTCAATGAATTTGCTAACCTGTGCTTTGAGAGATTTGGCGACCGAGTGAAGTACTGGATCACTTTCAACAATCCATGG TCTGTAGCTGTTGAAGGTTATGAGACGGGGGAACACGCTCCTGGACTGAGGCTGAGGGGAACGGGAGCATACAGAGCTGCACATCATATCATTAAG GCACATGCTAAAGTTTGGCACACGTATGACACACAGTGGAGGGGGAAGCAAAAAG GTCTGGTTGGCATCGCTCTGTCGGGGGAATGGGGAGAACCGGTGGATATCAGCAACCAGAAAGACATTGAAGCAGCTGAGAGATATGTCCAGTTCCACCTGGGATGGTTTGCCACACCGATCTTTCATGGCGACTACCCTCAAGTGATGAAAGACTTCATAG GGAGAAAGAGTGTCCAGCAGGGCCTCGGGACGTCTCGACTGCCCACATTTTCCCCTCAAGAGAAGAGCTACATAAAGGGGACCTGTGACTTCCTTGGCATTGGTCATTTCACCACCCGCTACATCacccaaaaaaacaacccatCGGGCCGTAGCAGCAGCAACTACTTTAGTGACCGTGACCTGGCTGAGCTGGTTGACCCAAGATGGCCTGACCCTGGTTCAGAGTGGCTCTATGCCGTGCCCTGGGGTTTTAGACGTCTGCTCAATTTTGTCAAG ACTCAGTATGGGAACCCAATGATTTATGTGACTGAGAATGGAGTCTCTGAGAAGATGTTATGCACAGAGCTTTGTGATGAATGGAGGATACAGTACTATAAAGACTACATCAATGAGATGCTTAAAG CTATCAAAGACGGAGTCAATGTGAAGGGCTACACTGCATGGTCGCTGCTGGACAAATTTGAGTGGGATGAAGGTTTCTCTGAGAGATTTGGCTTGTACTATGTGGACTTCAGGAACAAAAATAAGCCTCGCTATCCCAAAGCTTCTGTTCAGTTTTACAAACGCATTATCAGCTCCAATGGATTTCCCAATCAAAGAGAG GTTGAAAACTGGAGGCGAAAGGCGGTTGAAACGTGCTCTTCCAGCAATCAGCTTCTAGCTGCAG ACCCTTTGACCAGCCACATGGAGATGGTGACCGAGATCGTTGTTCCCACTGTGTGCACACTCTCCATTTTGCTCAGTGCCATCTTCCTCATGTTCCTGCTGCGGAGGCGTAACTAG